The Ipomoea triloba cultivar NCNSP0323 chromosome 13, ASM357664v1 genomic interval TCTTCAtacatttagcctaaatttttgtaaactatatatacatataattttttttttccatgtttaATGGATTGCCTTATACAACCTTTTGAATGATATAAGAGGAGCGTTTCTGCCACAAAAAAATGGCTACACCGCTTCAGTGATCTTTGCCTCCGCCTCCTCGTCTTCGTCTTCTGGCAGCTCAGAAAATGGCTAAAACTCGATCTGAACTCAAGAAATCCGTAGCagcagcagaagaagaagaagaagaagattcttCAACAGACAATGAAGGTTCGGAATCCGACTCAGAATCGGAGCAAACCCAAACTCAAATGCAGATTGCCAAAAGTCCACCCGCGGCGGCAACGAAGGTCACCGAAGCATCATCTACGCAAGCCAAAACTCAGGCCGCTTCGTCGTCTGAGACTGATTCCGATTCCGAGTCCGAGTCTGAAAGACCCGCCCCTATTGTTAAACCCACGGATCAACCACGAGAATCCGCCCAAACCAAGCCGAGAAAATCCGGTGCCGAAGCTAAACGCCCGGCCCCTGCTGCGGACAGAGAAGTCACAGAATCGAAGAGGCAGAAGCGAAATCCAGAATCCGCGGTAGAAATCTCTGAGATTAAACCATCGGAAGAAGACTCGAAGAAACAGCTATTCCAGAGATTGTGGAGCGAAGACGATGAAATAGGTCTTCTGGAGGGAATGATCGAGTACACGGAGAAGGAGAATGCCGATCCGCATACCGACTTGGACGCGTTTCACGAGTTCATACGAAATTCTCTGCATTTCACAGTGAGCAAACACCAGCTGCAAAATAAGATGAAGCGGATGAGGAGAAACTACATAAACAACGCCGGAAAGGGGAAGTCATTCTCGAAACCTCACGAGCAAAAAACCTATCAACTGTCCAGTGAAATATGGGGGAAGGAGGATGAGAAAATCGAGGATAACAACCAAGTAAGAATTGTTCACGCTCTGATGGCCTGCAATGGAAGtctcaaagaagaaaaaatcaataaaaattcgACGAAGAAAGCTCCGGTTGTTCAGGACGCTATTGAAACGCCTAAGGCTTATGCCGCTGCTGCTTCGAGTGGATGGATGAATGGCGTGAAGAGAATGGAGGGTGAGAACATCGGCAGATTTAATTTACAGTGGCCATTTATGGAGAAGAACAAGGGTATTGTGATCAGTGAGGAGAAGAGAAAGGAGATTGAGAAGAAGCGGAAAGCTGTGGTGGTAGCTGAGCTCGATCTGTTCTTGAAGGAGCTAGATCTGATTCAAGAACAAGCGAAGGCGACTTTGGACGCCATGAAGAAGTAGTCCTGCAAACGAGGGATCACTCAAACAGTTTTTTGCCCTCCCCTCCCTCTGTTTTCATATTTTGCTAAATCAAACATGAACGCTGGAATCCAATCCTCTTtgcaaataaattattagtacTTGGTATTTTCTTGTCTTCTCttttttatggagattcaaaatTATATTGCTTTAGCAAAGCACTTGCTATTTGTACAACATACAACATTTCACAAGGGTGTTAGTCCACTGAAACAACTGCTGGACAATTCCACATTGAAATCAACTTTTTAAGCACAAACACTGTCTAAAATCCTTCTACTTTTTACAACTTCCTAGACCTTGCCAACACATTAGTCATGTGTTTCTATAATCCAAATACATTAAACatactatatttttttcatttgccATGCATGTCACAATTAAAATTAGCTTTGAAAGGATAGAGTGAGTTTTGAAGGTTTTCAatcttcatcatcagaatgtggAGGACAAGGTCTTTCAAATTTTGTGATGAGGACAAGCCGGCTTGATGTAAGTCCCATCAATTTGAAAGACAACACTGGCTTGATGTAAGTCCCATCAAGTTCTCAAAGGGATTTGATTGCTGCAAAGTGTTACTTGGGGTAGCTGATAGCCTTGTATTTGGAAGAGAAAAACATCCATCAAAAcccaaaacttttttttttttttttttgagaaagacAAAACCCAAAACTATATAATTGAAAATCAATACAGCAAtactaaatatttgaaagttaacaaacattaagaaataaattacaactatgtaaattaaattattttaatcgtTAAAAATGCAATTTCAAAGAGTTCATGgtgttgaaattaaaaaagaacGCTGAAAgtgagaaaaaggaaaaatggaggaaaaaaaaaagaattggaaatggaaaaacaaaaaaaggaaggaaaaatgtaatttgaaaaaacaaatgagGATAAAAGAATGTGAAAATGAGAGGAAAAAAAGAGTGAGTTCATggtgttgatttttttttaattttttttttgttaagaattttgaaaatgtgaaa includes:
- the LOC116002828 gene encoding probable transcription factor At1g61730 gives rise to the protein MAKTRSELKKSVAAAEEEEEEDSSTDNEGSESDSESEQTQTQMQIAKSPPAAATKVTEASSTQAKTQAASSSETDSDSESESERPAPIVKPTDQPRESAQTKPRKSGAEAKRPAPAADREVTESKRQKRNPESAVEISEIKPSEEDSKKQLFQRLWSEDDEIGLLEGMIEYTEKENADPHTDLDAFHEFIRNSLHFTVSKHQLQNKMKRMRRNYINNAGKGKSFSKPHEQKTYQLSSEIWGKEDEKIEDNNQVRIVHALMACNGSLKEEKINKNSTKKAPVVQDAIETPKAYAAAASSGWMNGVKRMEGENIGRFNLQWPFMEKNKGIVISEEKRKEIEKKRKAVVVAELDLFLKELDLIQEQAKATLDAMKK